One Tachysurus fulvidraco isolate hzauxx_2018 chromosome 2, HZAU_PFXX_2.0, whole genome shotgun sequence DNA segment encodes these proteins:
- the sinhcafl gene encoding SIN3-HDAC complex associated factor, like has product MFGFHKSKIYRSHEGCCICKTKSSSSRFTDSSRYEETFRLCFGLSEDRVGDICNACVLLVKRWKKLPHGSKKNWNHVVDARAGPGFKLTKPKKVKNIDGKKKSKLKKLHKFKRQNSDAHSTTSSMSPSQSPSHSNQSDDCSDVETKQRRPTPAGFSFLDLSYWKRQKVCCGIVYKGRFGEVIIDPRLFKPCCGPKQHPAVADLPTTDSPCTADTLPSPIAEDLKETW; this is encoded by the exons ATGTTTGGATTTCACAAATCCAAGATTTATCGCAGCCACGAAGGCTGCTGCATTTGCAAGACCAAGTCGTCCAGTTCCCGGTTCACAGACAGCAGCAGATATGAGGAAACCTTCCGGCTCTGCTTCGG tttaTCTGAAGACCGAGTTGGCGACATCTGCAATGCCTGCGTATTGCTCGTAAAGCGATGGAAAAAATTACCACACGGATCGAAGAAGAACTGGAATCAT GTGGTGGACGCAAGGGCAGGACCTGGCTTCAAGCTGACAAAGCCCAAAAAAGTAAAGAATATCGATGGGAAGAAGAAAAGCAAGCTGAAGAAGCTACACAAGTTTAAACGGCAAA ACTCTGATGCCCATAGCACTACATCCAGCATGTCTCCCTCTCAGTCTCCCAGCCACAGTAACCAATCTGATGACTGTTCAGACGTCGAGACCAAACAAAGGCGCCCAACTCCAGCAGGCTTCTCATTTCTTGACCTGTCTTACTGGAAAAG ACAGAAAGTGTGCTGTGGCATTGTTTATAAAGGCCGCTTCGGTGAAGTCATCATCGACCCTCGCCTCTTTAAGCCCTGCTGCGGTCCAAAGCAGCACCCGGCGGTAGCAGATTTACCCACAACCGACTCCCCGTGTACCGCCGACACACTGCCATCCCCCATCGCAGAGGACTTGAAGGAGACCTGGTGA
- the LOC113646755 gene encoding golgin subfamily A member 6-like protein 22, which yields MEEIKTWVIQKLLKEREFTCREIDLRCAEHFQNYCRKKEKSRMNKNNWLKDMMAAENLGPSADWLYVLRKEMEKMREEWLVEDRLRSTQEKKRWRKEEENHKEDERRKLDEQMDLVERLKEMEKRVCNIEKSTENLVERKEMEKVREEWLIEDKLRNTLESKRWIKKEKNLKEDEKRRLDKQWDLVERLKEMENRICNIETWTERLERESAKESEEMKEFKKMIQTDMEKESEKMREYKEMIKRVREKEKEDMKEFETVIQRERKEMKEHMEKLKETQRALEKERALIEEERKKMEEERIKEKKWMAQCIEEEEAEKLEMKREMWWMRTERNQEKQQLKVYQQRDGLRMKEMEQLKIELNEKLGAHEEKVEHQLRERELRMEKWEKQKSSDQELGLKAASLKLQEETRLRKEAERKSKKLERNMSLQYLELEGKILTIVKDFAEALEDMEGCSSKRLKDVEYRVKQMLEMLKQDNGVTVNNMLDEFTSEKRREKWKNWRFIKRFFKK from the coding sequence ATGGAAGAAATTAAAACATGGGTCATTCAGAAACTCCTGAAGGAAAGAGAGTTTACATGCAGAGAAATTGATCTCCGCTGTGCAGAACACTTTCAAAACTACTGCaggaagaaggagaaaagcAGGATGAACAAGAACAACTGGTTGAAGGATATGATGGCAGCTGAAAATTTGGGCCCAAGTGCAGACTGGTTGTATGTGCTTAGGAAAGAGATGGAGAAGATGAGGGAAGAATGGCTCGTGGAGGACAGGCTGAGGAGCACTCAGGAAAAGAAGCGGTGGAGAAAGGAAGAAGAGAATCATAAGGAGGATGAGAGGAGGAAGCTGGATGAACAAATGGACCTGGTTGAAAGGCTAAAGGAGATGGAAAAAAGGGTTTGCAATATAGAGAAATCCACAGAGAACTTGGTGGAGAGGAAAGAGATGGAGAAGGTGAGAGAAGAATGGCTCATTGAGGACAAGCTGCGGAACACTCTGGAAAGTAAGAGGtggataaagaaagaaaaaaatcttaagGAGGATGAGAAGAGGAGGCTGGATAAACAATGGGACCTGGTTGAAAGGCTGAAGGAAATGGAAAATAGGATTTGCAATATAGAGACATGGACAGAGagattggagagagagagtgcaaaagAAAGCGAGGAGATGAAAGAATTCAAGAAAATGATACAGACAGAtatggagaaagagagtgagaagatgagagagtacaaagaaatgataaagagggtgagagagaaagagaaagaggacatGAAAGAATTTGAGACAGTGATACAGAGGGAAAGAAAGGAGATGAAGGAACACATGGAGAAGTTAAAGGAGACCCAGAGGGCATTAGAGAAAGAACGAGCGTTAAttgaagaagaaaggaagaagatGGAGGAAGAGCggataaaggaaaaaaaatggatggcACAATGCATTGAGGAAGAGGAGGCTGAAAAGCTTGAGATGAAAAGAGAAATGTGGTGGATGAGAACCGAAAGAAATCAGGAAAAACAGCAGCTGAAGGTTTACCAGCAGAGGGATGGACTGAGGATGAAGGAGATGGAGCAGCTGAAGATAGAGCTAAATGAAAAACTGGGTGCGCATGAAGAAAAGGTAGAGCATCAgctcagagaaagagagctgaGAATGGAAAAGTGGGAAAAGCAAAAAAGCAGTGACCAGGAGTTAGGGTTGAAGGCTGCAAGTTTGAAACTGCAGGAAGAAACAAGGCTCAGGAAGGAAGCTGAGAGGAAGTCAAAGAAGCTAGAAAGAAATATGTCTTTACAGTATTTAGAGCTGGAGGGCAAGATTTTAACCATTGTGAAAGACTTTGCTGAGGCTTTGGAAGATATGGAAGGATGCTCCAGCAAAAGATTAAAGGATGTAGAGTACAGAGTGAAGCAGATGCTGGAGATGCTGAAGCAAGACAATGGAGTGACAGTCAACAACATGCTGGATGAGTTTACTAGTGAAAAAAGGAGGGAGAAATGGAAGAACTGGCGCTTCATCAAAAGATTCTTTAAGAAATAG